From a region of the Leptospira kmetyi serovar Malaysia str. Bejo-Iso9 genome:
- a CDS encoding SpoIIE family protein phosphatase produces the protein MSGFRLKVIFALVLLFCFLTAREVSSESIQKIESFENVTSLNSTELYGWEVSLDPLDPVAFSKSYLNGNKTQNFRTVKHKIPGIYILKDSDPNTKTAFLIKKFIAPKSWSVAGLAVRLGAISDKDETYLNGVLIGKTGNFQEVDRPQAYDKIRVYSIPTELIVKGGENLLIVKVQGFFPKKLGIEQDRTEIGNAFLVYKDFYDGEYLKLGFLIVYSTVGFFFLFLYLRKRSSKENFYYGLFTVLLVIYQFLRNQTKYDLGIELIYLKKIEYIAVAFLMPVAYRFNRFYFKFPKAAVTNVLDVIFILIGCFYLISNDVNLFSQVNKHVVQMLYLPYVGYMLYYLVKRLMEKEKDALLILIAVLIVVIASTIDALTTRNVILFPRLLVYAFFVFILSVATILANRYVSLNQIVEELNEDLEKKVIQRTRELNDTLTEVKNLKVQQDADYFLTSLLINPLSTNHNRSSVIKTEFYTKQKKSFEFKNRTYEIGGDINISGNVKLGETRYAAFVNGDAMGKSIQGAGGALVMGTVFNSILARTINTELNLLTPELWLKRAFQELQSIFESFDGSMYISAILGLVEEESGRLLFINAEHPNAVLYRDKKASFIEDELDLRKLGIPGNETLFSVKEFQMENGDVLILGSDGRDDILLGMDGDSRILNEDETAFLKRVEEADADLNEIHVRISEHGELTDDFTLLKISYIPVLENGNSYGEDYFRKELKSAKEFLRTNEYSKAIAVLENAQKLRIADEESLWLLGKSYLKEKQFVRAENCFKRLLFIKPEQSEYLYYLSYCAKVNKNYAEAVAIGEKLFSMEPDHIRNLVNLADLYRMLKDFKLAEELVGRALDITPEYEHALAVKRAIGNTSAGIA, from the coding sequence ATGTCGGGTTTTCGTTTAAAGGTTATTTTCGCTCTTGTTTTGCTTTTTTGTTTTTTGACTGCAAGAGAAGTCTCTTCGGAGTCCATTCAAAAAATTGAATCCTTTGAAAACGTAACGAGTTTAAACTCCACCGAACTTTACGGTTGGGAAGTCAGCCTCGATCCGCTCGACCCCGTCGCTTTTTCCAAATCTTACTTAAACGGAAACAAAACGCAGAACTTCCGAACCGTAAAACATAAGATCCCCGGAATTTATATCCTGAAAGATTCCGATCCGAACACCAAGACCGCATTTCTCATTAAAAAATTCATCGCTCCCAAATCCTGGTCCGTCGCCGGGCTCGCCGTACGGCTCGGCGCGATTTCGGATAAGGACGAAACGTATCTGAACGGAGTTCTGATCGGAAAGACGGGAAACTTTCAAGAAGTCGACAGGCCCCAAGCCTACGATAAGATTCGAGTGTACTCCATTCCGACCGAGTTGATCGTAAAAGGAGGGGAGAATCTTTTGATCGTAAAGGTTCAGGGATTTTTTCCGAAAAAACTCGGGATCGAACAGGATCGAACCGAGATCGGAAACGCGTTTCTCGTATATAAGGATTTTTACGACGGAGAATATCTGAAGCTCGGTTTTTTGATCGTGTATTCCACGGTCGGATTTTTCTTTTTGTTTCTTTATCTGAGAAAAAGATCCAGTAAGGAGAATTTTTACTACGGTTTGTTCACCGTTCTTCTTGTAATATATCAGTTTTTAAGAAACCAGACCAAATACGATCTCGGAATCGAACTTATATACTTAAAGAAAATTGAATATATTGCGGTCGCATTTTTGATGCCGGTGGCGTATCGGTTCAACCGGTTCTACTTCAAGTTTCCGAAGGCCGCCGTTACGAACGTTCTGGACGTAATCTTTATTTTGATCGGTTGTTTTTATCTGATCTCGAACGACGTAAATCTTTTTAGTCAGGTGAACAAACACGTCGTTCAGATGTTGTATCTCCCCTACGTCGGTTACATGTTGTATTATCTGGTCAAACGTCTTATGGAAAAGGAAAAGGACGCGCTTCTGATTCTGATCGCCGTTTTGATCGTGGTGATCGCGTCCACGATCGACGCGTTGACGACTCGAAACGTCATTCTTTTTCCGAGACTTCTCGTTTATGCGTTTTTCGTTTTTATCCTGAGCGTTGCGACCATTCTCGCCAATCGTTACGTAAGTCTGAATCAGATCGTGGAAGAACTCAACGAGGATCTGGAAAAAAAAGTGATCCAAAGAACTCGGGAACTGAACGACACTCTGACCGAGGTGAAGAATCTAAAGGTTCAACAAGACGCGGATTACTTTCTCACGTCTTTGTTGATCAATCCTCTTTCAACGAACCACAACCGAAGTTCGGTGATCAAAACCGAGTTTTACACAAAACAGAAAAAGTCTTTCGAGTTTAAGAATCGAACCTACGAGATCGGGGGCGATATCAATATTTCCGGAAACGTCAAACTCGGAGAAACGCGTTATGCGGCCTTTGTCAACGGGGACGCGATGGGGAAATCCATCCAAGGCGCGGGAGGCGCGCTCGTAATGGGAACGGTTTTCAATTCCATTCTTGCGCGAACGATCAACACCGAATTGAATCTTTTAACACCCGAGTTATGGTTGAAACGAGCCTTCCAGGAATTACAAAGTATCTTCGAATCCTTTGACGGTTCCATGTATATCTCGGCGATTCTCGGTCTTGTGGAAGAGGAAAGCGGAAGACTTCTTTTTATCAACGCGGAACATCCGAACGCGGTTTTATATCGGGATAAAAAGGCGAGTTTTATAGAGGACGAGTTGGATCTGAGGAAGCTCGGAATTCCCGGCAACGAAACACTGTTTTCCGTCAAAGAATTTCAGATGGAGAACGGAGACGTTTTGATTCTCGGTTCGGACGGAAGAGACGATATTCTTTTGGGAATGGACGGAGATTCGCGGATTTTAAACGAGGACGAAACCGCTTTTTTAAAAAGAGTGGAAGAGGCCGACGCGGATTTGAATGAGATTCACGTTCGTATTTCCGAACACGGAGAATTGACGGACGATTTTACTTTATTAAAGATTTCGTATATTCCGGTTTTGGAAAACGGGAATTCGTATGGAGAGGATTATTTTCGTAAGGAATTGAAATCCGCAAAGGAATTTCTAAGAACGAACGAATATTCGAAGGCGATCGCCGTTTTGGAAAACGCGCAAAAGCTTAGAATTGCGGACGAGGAATCCTTATGGCTTCTCGGAAAAAGTTACCTGAAGGAAAAACAATTCGTGCGCGCGGAGAATTGTTTCAAACGTCTTCTGTTTATCAAACCGGAACAATCCGAATATCTGTATTATCTTTCGTATTGCGCCAAGGTCAACAAGAACTACGCCGAAGCGGTTGCGATCGGAGAAAAGCTGTTTTCCATGGAACCGGATCATATCCGAAACCTGGTGAATCTCGCGGATTTGTATCGTATGTTGAAGGACTTTAAATTGGCTGAGGAACTGGTCGGTCGCGCGCTCGACATCACGCCCGAATACGAACACGCACTTGCGGTAAAACGGGCGATCGGAAATACGAGCGCGGGAATCGCTTAG